In the Pectinatus sottacetonis genome, GAAAATACTGCAGATGTTCCTTTAAGAAAATTACTCCTGCTAATATAGTAATAAGTGTAGCTAAATTTGAGAAAACGCTCATTTTGGAAGCTTCCATTTTTGATAAGGCATAATTTGATAAAAAAGCAGTACACAGGGAAGAAAGTATTCCCAGATACAGCATAGATAAAAGAAAGCTGATATTTGTCAATGGTGTAAAATAGCTGGCTAAGGTATGGTTCATTAAATGATTTATAATGGCTATCATATTAAAAGCAGCCATACCAAAAATAGTCATAAAATAGGTCAGGACAAAAGTAGAATATTTTTGGGTCAGAGTTCGTGCCAGTACATTGTAGCAGGATGCGGATAATGCAGATAAAAAGATCAAAATAATGCCAAAAGTATTACTTTGTTTGCCACTGAAACCACTCATTATAAAAATGTAAATGACACCGACAACAGATAGAAGGGTAAAGAAATTTTGTTTTATTGTGGAATGTTCTTTTAAAAAACATGTTGCCATAATCAGGGTAAGGATAGGAATACAGGCTTGTACAATACCGGCTTGTGATGATGCTGTATAAGCAAGGCCAAATACCTGAAAGCAGAAAAATAAGGTAGGGTATAGCATAGCTAAAGGAAATATTTTAAGAAAATCACGAAAAGTAATATGCAGTTTGGTTTTGTTTAGAGAAAAAACTATAACCGATGCTAAAAAGGCAATGGTAAATCTGTGTGCCAGAATATCTGCCGGATTGGCATTAACTAAAGCTATTTTGACGAACATAAAAGAGAAACCGATTATAAGCGTATATAACAATGCGGCCATATAAGCTTTGTTATGATGAAACATATAAATTTATACCTCCATTGCAGTTTGATTAGTAAATATTAAATGGACAGTAAGACAATTTTATATTATATAATATTATTTTAATATAATAAAAGAAAATATACAATTTAAATCAATTTTACGATATTTGGCAAAAGAGGTAAATGTTTTAGACTATGGGCTAATAGGCAGGTAGCTGAAAAATAGGCTATATGCCTATTTTTTAAAACGATGATATTTTAATTAGGGCAATGTAAAGCTAATATAAATATTTATTGTGTATTAGAGCAAAACAGAGAAGATGCATGGAGATATAAGGAAGTGTAAAGCCAATTGAGTTTAATGCGGATAGCCTCATATTGCCCGGATTAGTTATGATTAACGGCATTAGGAAGTTAATTTATAATATGTTACAATATATATAGTAAATTTACGGATAGATTAAAAAGAGTAATATAATATACAGCTGTAGAAGATTTGGTTAATAATTTTATAGTAATTAAGGAGTTCGATATTTATGAAGCAATGGTATGCATTAGTTTTTGCTGTCATTGCGGAAGTAATCGGTACAACAATGATCAAGATATTCGGGAGTAATGAATCTATAACGCGATATGGTTTTATATTTATCTTTATAGGCATTTCTTATTTCCTTTTATCAAAGGCTATTACAAGAATTCCTATAAGTACGGCTTATGCTGTATGGGAAGGATTGGGTCTTGTATTTATAACGCTCATTGGCTGGTTTATGTTTAAGGAAACTCTTCCGTTAGGTAAAATTGTTGGTTTTTCAGCAATTTTTTTAGGAATAGTACTTTTAAAAAATGGTACTACAGGCGGTGAAAATCATGAATAGTGGATTAATATTTTTGGCAGGAGCCGTTTTTATGGATATTCTTTCAAATATTCTATTAAAAAAATCCGCAGGATTTAAGTTTAAGTTATGGGGAGGCAGTGCTATTTTCTGTGTTTTATGTGCGTTTTTGTTTTTAGCACAGGCTGTAAGAACGATGGATTTGAGTGTTGCTTATGTTTTGTGGGGAGCAGCAGGAATATTGCTTACTACTTTTATTGATGTGATTTTTTATCACATCAAGTTAAGGGAAAGCGGCGTGATAGGGCTTCTTTGTATGATCACAGGAATTATATTAATTCAATCATTGAATTAATATAATTGCTTTGACTAAAATATAATTATAATGGGGGATTTTAATGAAATTAAAAATTATAAAATAGAAACCTGATGAATTTTTATTCATCAGGTTTTTGTTTTTATAATTTTATTTTTTTTTCATAATAATTTTTTTAAAAAACCTATTATTTATTTCCATGATTTCCTGTGTTTCATGTCCATAAAAATTAACTCGGCCTGCAATAACTGGAATACCAGGATTTTCAGGTCTTTTAATTTCCTTCCATATGAAAGCACGTTCATTATTCTGGCCTTTGTTATCATAATATATTTTATCCCTTTTAGTAGGTTTTTCATTGCCTGTACACAAGGGAAAATTCTTTTTTATTTGCTCGATAAATATGCGACAGATATTTTCAGGCATATCAATAGTGCCTTCTGTTTCTGGAATTTCACCATTATATGCAGCAATAAAAATAGCTTTGCCAAAAATGATTTGTTTATTGTCAGGTGGCGGAAAACGACGGTTAGGTTTCAGACCAAGGACTATACTGAGATCATTTATTAAAATAAAAAGGGAAATTCCATCTTCAATTTTAAAGAATTCCACAGCCCCATAATTTCCATCTAATATATCACGAATGGCTTCTTCATGCTTTAGACCTTCCGTTGGCAAAAGTAAAATTTCTGGGTCTTTGCCTGGTTTTGCTAAAATAGCATGCATTATTTTTTCTTCCATATAATCTTCCTTTACCGATTTTACTTATTTGTTAATAGTTCACAGGCTTTTTTTGTATGGTCTAAAAAGAACTTGCAAGCTGTATTACTTTCGCCTAAACCATGGAGATATGTACTGACCTCAAAACCAGCCTGTTCTAAAATTGTTTTATGGGAATTGTTTTTACCGGCCATGTCTTCGTTGACATGCACACCAGAAACAATAAGAAATGGCAGTAAAAGGATTTTTTTATAATTATTTTTTTTCAATATAGGGATAACATCGGATAGCTCAGGATAGCCTTCAGCAGTGTAAATAAAAACATTGTCTTTTCCCAGTTTGTTTAATCTATCCTGCATTACTGTATAATAAGCATTGGCAGGATGTGGAGTGCCATGGGTAAATATAAGAACGGCATCACTGTTTTTCATTGGCAGAGAAAATTCTTCTAAAAAAGCACGGAGAACATCTTTTATTTCATCAGGATGACCTTTTTGCCCCATCCAATATAAAAGTGGTGTAGATAATACGAGGCTTTTAAAATTGTTTTTATGAAGAAAAAAAAGTTCCTGCTTATAATTGTATTCGATGCCGGGAATAATATCTAATGTTATTATGACAACGCGTGTGTAACCGTCCTGATGTAGTTTTGTCAGAGCTTTTTCCGGTGTATCATAACATAGTTCTTCTGTTTTTTTGATGCGTTTTATTATTATATGTGAAGTAAAAGCAAGGACAACTTTAGTATGAGGATATGCCTGGCGGATTTTATAGACGATATTTTCAATATCGTTTTGGCGGGCTTGTTTATTGGTAGTACCAAAGCTTAAAACTAATATAGCATCTTTATCCGGGATATTTTTTATTTGGGGATTTTTATAAAATAATATGCCAGTCTGCAATGATTTTTTTAGTGCAGGATATTTTTTTATGGCTGATTCTGCTAACAAATAAACACTTCCCTTTGTTTAAATAATGATTTATGATATTTTAACCCTTTTTTTTACAAAAGATTATTGTCTAATTACTCTGAGAGTAACATTCAGACGTAAAAAAAGCAAGTTGGTGCCTTACCTATTCATCTAGTATTCATAGGTTTATGTGACAATAGCCCTTTGGATTTTTTTTCAGATATTTTTGGTGATATTCTTCGGCAGGATAATAACAAATTAACGGCTCAACCACAGTAGCAATGGGAGTAGTATATTTTTTCTGTTCATCAGATACTATTTTATTGATTATTTTTTTATCGCAGTCAGTTTTATAATAAATTCCGGTTTTATATTGTGTACCAAAATCGTTTCCTTGGTGGTCAATAGCGGTGGGGTCAATAGCTTTAAAGAAATATTTCAGTATAGTCTCAAGCTGGATAACAGATTGATCGTATTTTACATATACTGTTTCTGTATGTCCGGTTGAATTGGAACATACATCTTGATAAGTGGGGTTGACTGTATTTCCGTTGGCATAGCCGACAGTTGTGCAAATTATGCCGGAAAGTTTATCAATATATGCCTGCAGTCCCCAAAAACAGCCGCCTGCAAGATAAATTTCGGCTGCATTAGATTCATGATTATTCATAATATTACTCCCAAGTAAAGATTATTAATAAAAAATGCAATCCTTTAATGTGAATAGTGAAAAACAATTGTTATAAGTTTTAATAGGGAAGTAATTCCTTGATCGTTATCTGTGGATGGCGATATCGTTTACGTCCCTTGGTATTATTACCAAGTTCTATTATTTGGGATGGACAAATATGCAGACAGGCCAGACACTGTGTGCAGTTATGCTGCCAAACAGGATGACCATCGGTAATTACTATGTTTTTTACCGGGCATATTCTAGTACAAAGACCGCAATTCGTACATTGTTGATTTATAGTAAATTTTTCATCCAGCTTTTCAGGATGTTGTTTGTAAAGTGAATGAATAGTTTTCGAGATGAGATTGAAATATTCAGATGCATGAAAATCACTATGAGAAATTATTTTATCAGCTATATAATACAGCTTTTTATTTGCAACAGAGAGTTTTTTTTGTTTTCTACTTTCAGACGGAATATTATTTAATGGTAGATAAATAGATATCATGTCAGTATAAAAACTTCCATTAAGAGTTCCATGACTTTTGGCAATGATTTTTTTCAGATCATGGAAAGCATTGCTGATATAATGAAAACCGCAGGTAATAATGGCAAATGTATATTCAGCATCAGATAGATCTAATTTAGTTAAAAATTCTTCTATAAGAAATGGCAGCGAAAAAAAATGTAATGGCATGACAAAGCCAACAGTTCCATGAGGTTTAAGCAAATTATATTTGTTTGCCTCAGGAATTGATAATAATGTTGTTGATTCTATAATGGATAATTTCTTTGCTATTGTTTTAGCAGCATAAAGAGAATTACCGGTAGCTGATAAGTAATAAATTGTAGCCAATATAAATTCACCTTTTAAAATTAATAATAGTTTGAAATAAATATTTCTTATAAAACAAATTTAATATTATCATAATTATATATGCATTGTCAAATATAAAAATATTATTATGCTATACCAATACTATATTTATACCTTTTGAGCGCATAGCATCAATTACATCAGGAGCAGCATTTTTATCAGTAACAATAGAGTCAATTTCTTGTAAACTGGCAACTGTTACAAAAAAGTTCAAATTTAATTTTGAAGAATCAGTGGCTATAATTACTTTGCGTGATGCGTTAATCAATGCTCTTTTTGTCAATGCGTCAATATAATCCGGTGAAGAAAGACCGTGTTCTGTATCTACGCCATTGGCACCAAGAAAAAGTATATCTATATGAAAGTTTTTTATAAATTCACAGGTAAACTGTCCCAGAAATCCACCCATAGAAGTTGAATAAACTCCGGGAGCCATTATTAATTTTAATTTTTTGGCAGTGCTTAAAGTCTGTGCGCATTCTAATGAATGGGTTATTACAGTGATATTGTTCATAGGTAAAATTGTTTCAGCAATTTTTTGAGTAGTAGAGCCGCAGTCGAGAAAAATAGAAGAACCTTCATTTATTAGACTGGCACAGTATTCAGCAATACGATGTTTTTCTTTGATGAACTTAGTTTGCCGAAAAGATTGACTGTAAAGAAAAGCTGCTCCATGATTTAATGTAGCACCACCTCTGATAAGGGTGACAAGTCCTTGCTTGGCAAGGAATTCAAGGTCTCGCCTGATAGTCATGGAAGAGACGGCAAATTTTTCTGCAAGTTCTGTGATATATACTGTATTACACTTTTCTAGATGGCCGATTATGTGACTACGACGAATACGTGATGTCATAATACACTTCCTTTTACAAAATTATCTGTATTTTAAATAAATAACATAAATATGTTATCTTTATGTTATTATAACATAATATAACCATTTAATCTAACTTTTATGTTACTAAAATGCAAAAAAAGTATAAAAAATCACAAATAAATAACATATTCATATTGATTTTGTGACTTTTATGTTGTAGTATAAAGATGAATCGTAAAGGTTTAATAATGCAATTAAATGATTTATAATTTTTATGGAGGGAATATAAAATGTTACCAAGTAAGCCAGCAAAAGAAATGTCTAAAAAAGAATTAGCAAAATATATTGATTATTCTGTATTAAAACCAGAGTTTACTAAGGACCATATTGTGTCATTGACGCAGGATGGAGTAGAAAAAGGATGCGCCACAATATGCATAAATCCGGGATATATAGAATTATGCGAACCATATACCGCTGGCAGTGAGACAATGCTGTGCCCGGTTTGTGATTTTCCTTTCGGCGCAAGTTCAACTGAATCTAAAGTTCAGCAGATTAAAATTGCTGCCGGATATGATTCAGTGAAAGAAGTAGATATTGTAGCTAATTTTGGCTGGATACGCAGTGGACTGTATGATGCAGTTACAGAAGAAATCAAGGAATGTGCAAAAGCATGTCATAAATATGGACGGGAACTCAAGGTTATACTAGAAACAGATGCTTTAAATGAAACACAGATAAGAAAAGCCTGTCAATGTTGTATTGCTGGTAATACTGATTTTGTAAAGACCAGCACGGGTTTTTTGACAGGATATGATTTACAGGGAGCATCAATAGATGTTATAAAAATCTTAATTGAAGAGGTGCGTGGCAGGTGTAAAATAAAAGGGAGCGGGTGTATTCGTACCCAGGAACATTTCTTTAAATTAATTGATATGGGAATTGACCGTGTGGGAATCGGTTATAAATCAGTTCCAATTGTGCTGGGAGAAAAATAGTATAAAATAATAGGCTGCCACATGTGATTATTTTCATCTATAAATATGGATATTGTTTCTTTTAGAGTACATATTTACAGGGTTAATAATGTTAGTGTGGCAGCCTGTTTTTTATAGGTAAAGCTGAGTTATTTGAATGATGGCTTTTTTAAGAAAAGAAATGTAAGTAAAGCTGCTGCCAAAGTAAATAAAGCAAATAGGCGGAAACTGATATTTACAGAATCAATTAGGGATGATTGTTCAAAAATGCTGATACTGCTATTATTTCCCATTGCCATTGTCACTAGAGATGCGGAAACTGTTATTTCCATGAAAAGCAAAACCAGGGTCTGTGTAATGGCACGCGATGCGTAATTGATAGTGAAAAACATACCAGATGCTGCCCCGGATTCCTTTAGTGGAACTGTTCCAAGTATTGTTTTTGCCAAAGCAGGCCAGGAAAGGCTATTAGCAGTGGAGATTAATGCAAGTACTACAGATAAAAAAGTGAAAGATAATGTATGTGGAAGTATACCAAGCATAAATAGACCAATGGTCTGTCCAATAAGTCCTAGAATTAATATGAATTTTGCTCCAATGCGGTCGACAAGGGAACCGCAAAACGGACTTAAAATCAGCTGGGGCAGAGAAAGGGGAATAAGAAGCATACCAGCATGCAGAGCATCCAAGTGAAGTGCTCCCTGCAGATAAATTGTAAGAAGAAGGGTAATGGAGTAATATCCTGTAAGATATCCAATAGTTATAAGTAATCCTATAGAATATTGATTGTTTTTTAAAAGATTAATATTAAATAAGGGTGAGATAGCTGTTTTTTCATTATAAATAAATAGCAGGAAGGATATTAAAGTCAGAATAGCAAGAGTAATTATGGCGTTTGAACTCCATCCCCAGGTGTAGCCTTCGGAAAGAATTATCATAAGGGTAGTTAAAAATCCGGTAAAATAAAATAGGCCCTTCCAATCCATTTTTGCGTCGCTTTCACTATTATCAGAAGGAAGTAAAAATAATGCCATAATTAATCCTACAGCAGCAAAAGGAATAGTAAGGGTAAAAATAGAACGCCAG is a window encoding:
- a CDS encoding DMT family transporter gives rise to the protein MFHHNKAYMAALLYTLIIGFSFMFVKIALVNANPADILAHRFTIAFLASVIVFSLNKTKLHITFRDFLKIFPLAMLYPTLFFCFQVFGLAYTASSQAGIVQACIPILTLIMATCFLKEHSTIKQNFFTLLSVVGVIYIFIMSGFSGKQSNTFGIILIFLSALSASCYNVLARTLTQKYSTFVLTYFMTIFGMAAFNMIAIINHLMNHTLASYFTPLTNISFLLSMLYLGILSSLCTAFLSNYALSKMEASKMSVFSNLATLITILAGVIFLKEHLQYFHIIGAVFILCGVIGTNYFSAKNKS
- a CDS encoding DMT family transporter, producing the protein MKQWYALVFAVIAEVIGTTMIKIFGSNESITRYGFIFIFIGISYFLLSKAITRIPISTAYAVWEGLGLVFITLIGWFMFKETLPLGKIVGFSAIFLGIVLLKNGTTGGENHE
- a CDS encoding SMR family transporter, giving the protein MNSGLIFLAGAVFMDILSNILLKKSAGFKFKLWGGSAIFCVLCAFLFLAQAVRTMDLSVAYVLWGAAGILLTTFIDVIFYHIKLRESGVIGLLCMITGIILIQSLN
- a CDS encoding sirohydrochlorin cobaltochelatase, producing MLAESAIKKYPALKKSLQTGILFYKNPQIKNIPDKDAILVLSFGTTNKQARQNDIENIVYKIRQAYPHTKVVLAFTSHIIIKRIKKTEELCYDTPEKALTKLHQDGYTRVVIITLDIIPGIEYNYKQELFFLHKNNFKSLVLSTPLLYWMGQKGHPDEIKDVLRAFLEEFSLPMKNSDAVLIFTHGTPHPANAYYTVMQDRLNKLGKDNVFIYTAEGYPELSDVIPILKKNNYKKILLLPFLIVSGVHVNEDMAGKNNSHKTILEQAGFEVSTYLHGLGESNTACKFFLDHTKKACELLTNK
- the msrA gene encoding peptide-methionine (S)-S-oxide reductase MsrA — protein: MNNHESNAAEIYLAGGCFWGLQAYIDKLSGIICTTVGYANGNTVNPTYQDVCSNSTGHTETVYVKYDQSVIQLETILKYFFKAIDPTAIDHQGNDFGTQYKTGIYYKTDCDKKIINKIVSDEQKKYTTPIATVVEPLICYYPAEEYHQKYLKKNPKGYCHINL
- a CDS encoding EFR1 family ferrodoxin (N-terminal region resembles flavodoxins. C-terminal ferrodoxin region binds two 4Fe-4S clusters.); its protein translation is MATIYYLSATGNSLYAAKTIAKKLSIIESTTLLSIPEANKYNLLKPHGTVGFVMPLHFFSLPFLIEEFLTKLDLSDAEYTFAIITCGFHYISNAFHDLKKIIAKSHGTLNGSFYTDMISIYLPLNNIPSESRKQKKLSVANKKLYYIADKIISHSDFHASEYFNLISKTIHSLYKQHPEKLDEKFTINQQCTNCGLCTRICPVKNIVITDGHPVWQHNCTQCLACLHICPSQIIELGNNTKGRKRYRHPQITIKELLPY
- a CDS encoding DeoR/GlpR family DNA-binding transcription regulator, which gives rise to MTSRIRRSHIIGHLEKCNTVYITELAEKFAVSSMTIRRDLEFLAKQGLVTLIRGGATLNHGAAFLYSQSFRQTKFIKEKHRIAEYCASLINEGSSIFLDCGSTTQKIAETILPMNNITVITHSLECAQTLSTAKKLKLIMAPGVYSTSMGGFLGQFTCEFIKNFHIDILFLGANGVDTEHGLSSPDYIDALTKRALINASRKVIIATDSSKLNLNFFVTVASLQEIDSIVTDKNAAPDVIDAMRSKGINIVLV
- the deoC gene encoding deoxyribose-phosphate aldolase, encoding MLPSKPAKEMSKKELAKYIDYSVLKPEFTKDHIVSLTQDGVEKGCATICINPGYIELCEPYTAGSETMLCPVCDFPFGASSTESKVQQIKIAAGYDSVKEVDIVANFGWIRSGLYDAVTEEIKECAKACHKYGRELKVILETDALNETQIRKACQCCIAGNTDFVKTSTGFLTGYDLQGASIDVIKILIEEVRGRCKIKGSGCIRTQEHFFKLIDMGIDRVGIGYKSVPIVLGEK
- a CDS encoding MFS transporter produces the protein MNKKTSHKWTILAVVTLASFITNVDSTIVIIGLPKLMQDLHLSVDTGLWIITSYVITSTVFLLPAGKWSDMIGKKRIFIGGFTLFTLATILCAIANSGFTIITFRFLQGAGASMALATATPIIMETFEKRQLGLAISINATSWVLGAIIGPVIGGALIDTLGWRSIFTLTIPFAAVGLIMALFLLPSDNSESDAKMDWKGLFYFTGFLTTLMIILSEGYTWGWSSNAIITLAILTLISFLLFIYNEKTAISPLFNINLLKNNQYSIGLLITIGYLTGYYSITLLLTIYLQGALHLDALHAGMLLIPLSLPQLILSPFCGSLVDRIGAKFILILGLIGQTIGLFMLGILPHTLSFTFLSVVLALISTANSLSWPALAKTILGTVPLKESGAASGMFFTINYASRAITQTLVLLFMEITVSASLVTMAMGNNSSISIFEQSSLIDSVNISFRLFALFTLAAALLTFLFLKKPSFK